The sequence below is a genomic window from Arcobacter sp. LA11.
GCAAATGGCATTTATTGAAGAAGATAATCAAGTTATTGAAAATCCAGAAAAAGATATAAATGAAGAAGAATTAATGTCAAATTATGTGGAGTCTTTAGCTGACGATGTTGCTTATAATATAGAAGAAGAGAGTGATGAAAGTATTGTTACAATTGCTTCAGTAAATAATGGTGGAGTGTTAGATAATACTGAATTACATAAGATTAGTGATATTTTACATGATGATGATGTTCAAAATGAAGTTACGGTTGATGAAAATGATTGGAAAGATATTTCAGAGATTATAGATGATGCTTTAAATGAAGTAAGTGATTATGAATTTGATATGGACTCTAATGAGCCTATAAAATTAATTTTGAATAATTATAATATTAGTGAATTGAAACCTTTTTTACAAAAGTTTGATCAAAATGTGATAGATAGGCTATCAAATGGCGAAGATGTAGATGTAACACTTAGTTTAAAGGTAAATAAATAATGGAAAAAAAAGGTGCAATTTTAATTTTATCAGGACCTAGTGGTTGTGGTAAATCAACTTTACTTAAAAATGTATATAAAGATATTTCAGATTACTATTTTTCTATTTCAACAACTACTAGAGAACCTAGAGTTGGAGAGAAAGAAGGCGTTGATTATTTATTTGTATCAAAAGAAGAGTTTGAAGAAGATATTAAAAATGGACATTTTTTAGAGTGGGCAGAAGTTCATGGAAATTATTATGGGACATCATTAAAGCCTATAAATAAAGCACTAAAAAAAGGTAAGCTTGTTATCTTTGATATAGATGTACAAGGACATGAAATAGTTAGAAAGAAACTTAATGATATTGTTACTTCTGTATTTATAACTACACCAACCTTAGATGAGTTAGAAAGAAGATTAACAGATAGGAAAACAGATTCATATGCAGTTATTTCTAAAAGACTTGAAAATGCAAGATATGAGATTAAATCTTTTCAAAAATATGATTATTTTATAGTAAACGATGATTTAGAAAAAGCTAGTAAAGAACTTGTGGCAATTGCAAATATTACTAGAATAAAAGCTAAACTATATGACAAAGATGAGATTATAAGTAACTGGTTAGATATTTAATAAATATATAAATTACTCAATTTCATCATAACTTAAAGGTGCATCAAAGTAGTAACCTTGAGAGTAGTCAACTCCAATTTCTTTAATTTGATGATATATATCTTCACTTGATACAAACTCTGCTACAGTTGCAAAACCAAATTTTTTAGCAAACTCTGTAATTGTTTTAACAATAATTTTTTGATTATCAGATGCATCAATATCTTTAATTAACGAACCATCAATTTTAACAAATGAAATATCTAGATTTACTAGCATATTGAAGTTTGAATATCCAGCACCAAAATCATCAACACCTAC
It includes:
- the gmk gene encoding guanylate kinase codes for the protein MMEKKGAILILSGPSGCGKSTLLKNVYKDISDYYFSISTTTREPRVGEKEGVDYLFVSKEEFEEDIKNGHFLEWAEVHGNYYGTSLKPINKALKKGKLVIFDIDVQGHEIVRKKLNDIVTSVFITTPTLDELERRLTDRKTDSYAVISKRLENARYEIKSFQKYDYFIVNDDLEKASKELVAIANITRIKAKLYDKDEIISNWLDI